The Commensalibacter nepenthis genome has a window encoding:
- a CDS encoding ABC-F family ATP-binding cassette domain-containing protein, with the protein MMSTPILLLQDVSFTLGGKPLIDNATFSLSAGERVCLVGRNGSGKSTLLKITTGQQHADSGSIFLQPGTSVQYLSQEPDLSGYANTLDYVCSVLPDHEDHYRARILLDALGLDGTEDPKHLSGGEARRCALAKALAPKPDLLLLDEPTNHLDLPAIEWLEAELKSLSSAMIIISHDRRFLENMANGIIWLDRGQTRQLEQKFSQFEQWKEEFFEQEALEQHKLNRQIVREEHWVRYGVTARRKRNVRRMAELADLRKKRQDIIKNPSMTSLQASQADISGKLVVVAEQINKSYGDQVIVKNLDLRVLRGDRLGIVGPNGAGKTTLLRLLTGLETPDNGEIKIGANLEVNTLDQQRKLLDPNKTLADTMTDGSGDYVQIGDEKRHVVGYMKEFMFNPEQAKTPVHALSGGEKARLLLACALARPSNVLILDEPTNDLDLETLDLLQELLASYPGTVLVVSHDRDFLDRVATSTLIANGNGEWLEYAGGYSDMIALRKQSQKDAEIIKKAASKSDTSAKPAKSKTQKLSYKDQYELDNLPEKIEKLDAQIALLNEKLADPVLYEKDPKSFHKFTEQLTKAHQEHHQMEERWLELEMLQEELKQN; encoded by the coding sequence ATTATGTCCACACCTATTTTATTGCTACAAGATGTCTCTTTTACTCTCGGAGGCAAGCCCCTTATAGATAATGCAACATTCAGCCTTAGTGCTGGGGAAAGAGTCTGTTTGGTTGGACGTAATGGATCTGGGAAATCAACTTTATTAAAAATCACCACGGGACAACAGCACGCAGATTCAGGCAGTATCTTTTTACAACCAGGAACCTCCGTGCAATATTTATCGCAAGAACCTGACCTCTCTGGATATGCCAATACATTAGATTATGTTTGCTCTGTTTTGCCTGACCATGAAGATCATTATCGTGCACGGATTTTACTAGACGCACTTGGATTAGATGGCACTGAAGACCCTAAACATCTATCAGGCGGTGAAGCACGCCGTTGTGCTTTGGCAAAAGCATTGGCGCCAAAACCTGATCTGTTATTATTAGATGAACCAACAAACCATTTAGACCTCCCCGCGATTGAATGGTTAGAAGCAGAATTAAAATCGCTTTCTTCTGCGATGATTATCATTAGCCATGATCGTCGTTTTTTAGAAAATATGGCGAATGGAATTATTTGGTTGGATCGTGGACAAACACGTCAATTAGAACAAAAATTCTCTCAATTTGAACAATGGAAAGAAGAGTTTTTTGAACAAGAAGCCCTTGAACAACATAAGTTAAATCGCCAAATCGTCAGAGAAGAGCATTGGGTTCGTTATGGAGTAACCGCACGACGGAAACGCAATGTACGCCGTATGGCTGAATTGGCTGATTTACGCAAAAAACGCCAAGACATTATTAAAAACCCATCCATGACCTCATTACAAGCCAGCCAAGCGGATATTTCTGGAAAATTAGTCGTTGTCGCAGAGCAAATCAACAAATCTTATGGCGATCAAGTTATTGTTAAGAATCTTGATCTACGCGTTTTACGTGGAGATCGTTTAGGCATTGTTGGGCCTAATGGCGCAGGTAAAACAACCCTTTTACGTCTTTTAACGGGATTAGAAACGCCTGATAATGGTGAAATTAAAATTGGAGCTAATTTAGAAGTCAATACATTAGATCAACAACGTAAATTATTAGACCCAAATAAAACACTGGCAGATACCATGACAGATGGTAGTGGCGATTATGTGCAAATTGGCGATGAAAAACGCCATGTTGTTGGCTATATGAAAGAATTCATGTTCAATCCAGAGCAGGCCAAAACCCCTGTTCATGCCTTATCTGGTGGAGAGAAAGCTCGGTTATTGTTAGCCTGTGCGCTAGCGAGACCTTCTAATGTATTAATCCTTGATGAACCGACCAATGATTTAGATTTGGAAACATTAGATTTATTACAAGAACTCCTCGCCTCTTATCCTGGCACGGTCTTAGTCGTCAGCCATGATCGTGATTTCTTGGATCGTGTGGCAACTTCTACGCTGATTGCTAATGGCAACGGAGAATGGCTTGAATATGCTGGTGGCTATTCAGATATGATAGCACTACGCAAACAAAGCCAAAAAGATGCTGAAATTATTAAAAAAGCGGCTTCTAAAAGTGATACCTCTGCTAAACCTGCTAAAAGCAAGACGCAAAAACTGTCTTATAAAGATCAATATGAGTTGGATAACTTACCTGAGAAAATAGAAAAACTAGATGCTCAAATTGCGTTACTAAATGAGAAGCTCGCCGATCCTGTTCTTTATGAAAAAGATCCAAAATCTTTCCATAAATTCACAGAACAACTGACCAAAGCGCATCAAGAACATCATCAGATGGAAGAACGCTGGTTAGAGTTAGAGATGTTGCAGGAAGAGTTAAAGCAAAATTAA
- a CDS encoding TVP38/TMEM64 family protein, whose amino-acid sequence MLNHLTIFYQNTQQTSSIKSLILSEIIQIIIALCGVLPASSAAFVSGLIYGIWKGFFLSAIATLIGALISFYLSRSIFRSHIEKILKKSSRMQKLDHLLYLDGWKLICLLRISPIMPFALTSYALGLTSISVRSYLIGTLASLPALLGYVVMGHIANTEVNALQTQHIASIKHLLFAVAFIGTGILVWYLGKIMTKVIKLPTPPQQKQH is encoded by the coding sequence ATGTTGAATCATTTAACAATATTTTATCAAAATACCCAACAAACATCTTCGATAAAAAGTCTCATCCTCAGTGAAATCATTCAAATTATTATTGCACTTTGTGGTGTGTTACCTGCATCCAGTGCTGCTTTTGTTTCGGGGTTGATATATGGAATTTGGAAAGGATTTTTTTTATCAGCCATTGCAACTTTAATCGGTGCTTTAATCTCTTTTTACCTTAGTCGTTCTATCTTTAGGTCTCATATCGAAAAAATCCTAAAAAAATCTTCTAGAATGCAAAAACTAGATCATTTATTGTATTTAGATGGATGGAAGCTGATCTGTTTATTACGCATTTCACCAATTATGCCTTTTGCATTAACAAGTTATGCTTTAGGATTAACTTCAATTTCAGTACGTTCTTATTTAATCGGCACGCTAGCATCCCTCCCAGCCTTACTGGGGTATGTGGTAATGGGTCATATTGCCAACACAGAAGTCAACGCTTTACAAACGCAGCATATTGCCTCTATTAAACATCTTTTATTTGCAGTTGCGTTTATTGGCACAGGAATACTGGTCTGGTATCTAGGAAAAATCATGACTAAAGTTATAAAACTTCCCACTCCTCCTCAACAAAAACAACATTAA
- a CDS encoding glycosyltransferase family 2 protein, whose protein sequence is MINNKKIAVILPAYNAALTLQKTFNEIPHDIVDDIILTDDASKDKTVEIAHKLNIHTIIHQSNKGYGANQKTCYKAALDRGADIVIMLHPDYQYSPKLLSAMVCMLISGHYDGVIASRILGKGALAGGMPLYKYIANRGLTFIQNILLNYKLSEYHTGYRGWTKELLQSLPFETYSNDFIFDNQMMAQAIYHNFRIGEISCPTKYFKEASSINLKRSIIYGLGVLKTSVEYRLNKLISMSNKRYKK, encoded by the coding sequence ATGATTAATAATAAAAAAATTGCTGTTATATTACCTGCGTATAATGCTGCACTTACATTACAAAAAACTTTTAATGAAATTCCTCATGATATTGTCGATGATATTATTTTAACCGATGATGCCAGTAAAGACAAAACGGTCGAAATAGCCCATAAGTTAAATATCCACACCATTATCCACCAGAGCAACAAAGGATATGGTGCCAATCAAAAGACTTGTTATAAAGCTGCTTTGGACAGAGGTGCTGATATTGTCATCATGTTACACCCTGACTATCAATATAGCCCCAAACTATTAAGTGCTATGGTCTGTATGTTAATTTCTGGTCATTATGACGGGGTGATTGCCTCTCGTATTTTAGGAAAAGGTGCTTTGGCAGGGGGTATGCCTCTTTATAAATATATTGCTAACAGAGGATTAACCTTTATTCAAAATATTCTACTTAATTATAAATTGTCAGAATATCATACAGGGTACAGAGGATGGACAAAAGAGCTATTACAATCCCTGCCATTTGAAACCTATTCTAATGATTTTATCTTTGATAACCAAATGATGGCACAAGCAATCTATCATAATTTTCGTATCGGCGAAATTTCTTGCCCTACTAAATATTTCAAAGAAGCCTCTTCTATTAATCTAAAACGTAGCATCATTTATGGTTTAGGTGTATTAAAAACCTCTGTTGAATACCGTTTAAATAAATTAATATCCATGTCCAATAAACGATATAAAAAATAA
- the cydD gene encoding thiol reductant ABC exporter subunit CydD: protein MQKNKAQIKIWTKQQTKVGKRAVFPMVTLGILSSFVAVGLACCIAQILGMLLVPSLSQSIGFSPSMLLISFVILFLLKGIIIYSEDLIATKIGLQARHRLRSEFIQHIMQIGPSILYRQSGGGLASLVVDQVESLDGYFSRWLPASILWFVSPCIILICIFFVQPWAALVIGVCGLMVPIAQAIFGIGAAVAARQQFLAMTRLQARFLDRIQGIATIVLAGRAEDEAKKISESANELRLRTMKVLRVAFLSSASIDCAMIIAILLVALMDVQHFISPIAEHTIPVIHALFALLIIPDFFAPLRSLALAYQDRAKLAGAAASVVELPDVSKETDSSNILNKNEPVHIVFDHVSYIWDGKRGNAVDQISFEVVPNSTTLLIGASGAGKSTIISMLLGFIKPTSGQILFNGLDITTIKRESLSALTAWIGQKPVIFSGTIRENILFAKPNATEDELQKAVQAAAVDQYLSALPNGLDTTIGEGGYGLSGGQAQRVAIARAYLKDAPLLFLDEPTAHLDPVTEQDIFTSLIQLAQNRTVILATHSALGQRLQGKHIQLDHGCIIVETEVM from the coding sequence ATGCAAAAAAATAAAGCACAAATTAAAATCTGGACAAAACAACAAACAAAAGTTGGAAAAAGGGCTGTTTTTCCGATGGTTACGTTGGGGATCCTTTCTAGCTTTGTTGCGGTGGGATTGGCATGTTGTATTGCACAAATTTTGGGAATGTTATTGGTTCCTTCATTATCTCAATCGATTGGGTTCAGTCCATCAATGCTATTGATAAGCTTTGTTATTTTATTTCTTTTAAAAGGAATTATTATTTATAGCGAAGATTTGATTGCAACTAAAATAGGATTACAAGCTCGACATCGATTACGTTCAGAGTTTATTCAACATATTATGCAGATTGGACCTTCTATTTTATATCGTCAATCAGGTGGAGGATTGGCAAGTTTAGTGGTCGACCAAGTTGAATCATTAGATGGCTATTTTTCGCGTTGGTTGCCAGCATCCATTTTATGGTTTGTTTCTCCTTGTATAATTTTAATTTGTATTTTCTTTGTGCAACCTTGGGCAGCCTTAGTGATCGGTGTTTGTGGGTTAATGGTACCGATTGCTCAAGCAATTTTTGGGATCGGGGCTGCGGTTGCTGCAAGACAACAATTCCTTGCAATGACCCGTTTGCAGGCACGGTTTTTAGATCGTATCCAAGGAATTGCCACGATTGTGCTCGCAGGTAGGGCAGAGGATGAGGCAAAAAAGATTTCTGAATCAGCCAATGAATTACGATTAAGAACGATGAAAGTGCTTCGTGTAGCATTTCTATCTTCAGCCTCCATTGATTGTGCGATGATTATTGCAATTTTGTTGGTTGCGTTGATGGATGTGCAGCATTTTATATCCCCTATAGCTGAGCATACTATTCCAGTTATACATGCTTTATTTGCTTTGTTAATTATTCCAGATTTTTTTGCGCCGTTACGTAGCCTTGCATTGGCTTATCAAGACAGAGCAAAATTAGCAGGTGCAGCAGCCTCTGTGGTTGAGTTGCCAGATGTTTCAAAGGAAACTGATTCGAGCAATATTTTAAATAAAAATGAGCCTGTTCATATCGTTTTTGATCATGTTTCCTATATTTGGGATGGAAAAAGAGGAAATGCTGTCGATCAGATTAGTTTTGAAGTGGTTCCAAATAGCACAACTTTGCTGATTGGGGCTTCAGGAGCTGGAAAATCAACCATTATCAGCATGTTGCTTGGGTTTATTAAACCGACTTCGGGTCAGATTTTGTTTAATGGTCTTGATATTACAACAATTAAACGTGAATCCTTGTCTGCTTTAACAGCGTGGATTGGACAAAAACCAGTTATTTTCTCTGGAACGATCAGAGAAAATATTTTATTTGCAAAACCAAACGCGACAGAAGACGAACTTCAAAAAGCGGTGCAAGCTGCTGCAGTAGATCAATATCTATCTGCTTTACCCAATGGTTTGGATACGACGATTGGTGAGGGAGGATATGGTCTTTCAGGCGGGCAAGCACAAAGAGTAGCAATTGCCAGAGCCTATTTAAAAGATGCGCCATTGTTATTCCTTGATGAACCAACCGCACATTTAGATCCTGTTACTGAACAAGATATATTTACAAGTTTGATCCAACTTGCACAAAATAGAACTGTAATTCTTGCGACTCATTCTGCTTTGGGTCAGCGACTACAAGGAAAACATATTCAGCTCGATCATGGATGTATTATTGTTGAAACAGAGGTGATGTAA
- the cydC gene encoding thiol reductant ABC exporter subunit CydC, with the protein MSDIQDTLIQKEAPKAAFQQIFTVWKPHLISLVIGIIFSLIALALGLTLMSSAGGKIAFAAMGMLVISSVFLKFLGGGRLLMRYVERLYTHNVMFKAIADLRVWFFARLSKGAAAGLGFRHSGDVLSRLVSDIETLDGLYLRLMLPFASSVLTFLVLIVVIGSVHLPLAICIAFLYILAGFICPLVTASMTKKHGQTLLNSVSQLRIGVLDFIHGLREIRAFGAENRMAALLDKREKKLFEKQYHQAKIVALMSFLSFISSQIAILLILAAALNIGFHGIGAAHIVVCLFLTITAFEVVVPLTKAGGLAGQIINAATRVVGVNKGHGYDVPTGSEDAPDQTDIQLNDLGFQWSAERPFVYRHLNLKIAQGERVAIIGPSGAGKSTLAALLLKVIAPQEGTITLGGKDIALLTEDSVRKKIAWLSQNTHLFDDTIRNNLLLSYPQATDTELWQALSEAAVADVVKAMPDGLDTWLGEGGIKVSGGQGRRIALARTLLSKAPILLLDEPTTGLDADTEMEFFKILNQISSDRTIILIAHRLTGTEKLDKVWRLSDSCLISEN; encoded by the coding sequence ATGTCAGATATTCAAGATACTTTGATACAAAAAGAAGCTCCAAAGGCTGCATTTCAACAAATCTTTACGGTATGGAAACCTCATCTTATTTCCTTAGTCATCGGAATTATTTTCTCTTTGATTGCACTGGCTTTAGGATTGACGTTAATGAGTTCCGCGGGTGGGAAGATAGCTTTTGCTGCGATGGGAATGCTGGTCATTAGTTCAGTATTTTTAAAGTTTCTAGGTGGTGGTCGTCTTTTAATGCGGTACGTTGAGCGCTTATATACACATAATGTAATGTTCAAAGCCATTGCAGATCTGAGAGTATGGTTTTTTGCAAGATTATCAAAAGGTGCAGCAGCAGGGTTAGGGTTTCGTCATAGCGGGGATGTTTTATCTCGTCTTGTTTCTGATATTGAAACATTGGACGGATTATATTTACGATTAATGCTGCCTTTTGCAAGTTCTGTATTAACATTTCTGGTGCTTATCGTTGTTATTGGTTCTGTTCATTTACCTTTGGCGATTTGTATTGCATTTTTATATATTTTAGCTGGGTTTATATGTCCTCTTGTGACAGCATCGATGACTAAGAAGCATGGGCAAACACTCTTAAATTCTGTTTCTCAGCTCAGAATTGGAGTTTTGGATTTTATTCATGGATTAAGAGAGATTCGCGCGTTCGGTGCTGAAAATCGTATGGCTGCTTTGCTTGATAAGCGTGAAAAAAAACTATTTGAGAAGCAATATCATCAAGCAAAAATAGTTGCTTTAATGAGTTTTTTGTCATTCATATCCAGCCAAATTGCGATATTACTTATTTTAGCAGCGGCGTTGAATATAGGGTTTCATGGAATAGGAGCTGCTCATATAGTCGTATGTTTGTTTTTAACGATTACAGCTTTTGAGGTGGTAGTTCCTTTGACCAAAGCGGGTGGATTGGCTGGTCAAATTATTAATGCAGCAACGCGTGTTGTTGGAGTGAATAAAGGGCATGGCTATGATGTTCCAACAGGTAGTGAAGATGCACCAGATCAAACAGATATTCAGTTAAATGATCTGGGGTTTCAATGGAGTGCAGAACGTCCTTTCGTGTATCGTCATCTAAATCTAAAGATTGCTCAGGGAGAAAGAGTTGCAATCATTGGTCCATCAGGTGCTGGAAAATCAACATTAGCAGCCTTGTTATTAAAAGTGATTGCTCCACAAGAAGGTACTATCACTTTGGGTGGGAAAGATATTGCTCTCTTGACCGAAGATTCTGTTCGTAAAAAGATTGCTTGGTTATCTCAAAATACCCATTTATTTGATGATACGATTCGAAATAATTTATTACTAAGCTATCCTCAAGCAACAGATACAGAATTGTGGCAAGCCTTATCGGAAGCTGCTGTGGCAGATGTTGTCAAAGCAATGCCAGATGGATTGGATACTTGGCTAGGTGAAGGAGGGATCAAGGTTTCTGGTGGGCAAGGTCGTCGTATTGCGTTAGCAAGGACTTTGTTATCTAAAGCACCGATTCTATTGTTGGATGAACCAACGACGGGATTGGATGCTGATACTGAAATGGAATTTTTTAAAATATTAAATCAAATTTCGTCTGATCGTACGATTATTTTAATTGCACATCGTCTGACAGGCACAGAAAAGCTAGATAAAGTATGGCGTTTATCTGACAGTTGTTTGATTTCTGAAAATTAA
- a CDS encoding OmpA family protein: MRRFLPIVFGSLMLAACSQTTNLTPNNDRTYVVFFPFASSELDDAALTTIDQAVRYAKNFPEKQVYVEGYAAVYGDLSLDEMMAAQRTQVVAQEMITEGVDKSRVHDAPQQPENRRSQVAARRVEIEVK, from the coding sequence ATGCGTCGTTTTTTACCAATTGTATTTGGCTCTTTGATGTTAGCGGCTTGTTCACAAACAACAAATTTAACGCCGAATAATGACAGAACTTATGTTGTTTTCTTTCCCTTTGCATCCAGCGAATTGGATGATGCAGCTTTGACAACCATCGATCAAGCGGTCAGATATGCAAAAAACTTCCCAGAAAAACAAGTTTATGTCGAAGGATATGCAGCGGTTTATGGCGATTTGTCTTTGGATGAGATGATGGCAGCTCAACGTACGCAAGTGGTTGCACAAGAAATGATTACAGAGGGTGTGGATAAATCTCGTGTGCATGATGCCCCACAGCAACCTGAAAATAGACGTAGCCAAGTTGCAGCACGTCGCGTCGAAATCGAAGTTAAATAA
- the recQ gene encoding DNA helicase RecQ — protein MKYPSLLTDSNQTKMDMTPKTILQHVFGYDDFRGLQQQAIDCVMQGQDVLLLMPTGGGKSICYQIPSLCRSGMGLVISPLIALMDDQVAALRQLGINAGALHSELEPQESASIRQDMLSGSLDLLYISPERLLSDEMLRFLNKIPLSLIAIDEAHCVSVWGHEFRPEYRLMTNLSSMFPRVPRIALTATADPTTKEDIIVSLGMPKATILQASFHRTNLFIRAVPKDGETKQLLVFLQKHKDAACIIYCGSRNKAERVAAMLTDRGLTALAYHAGLSAIEKRAVLLRFRSGEPLIIVATIAFGMGIDRPDVRLVVHLDMPKGPEHYYQQIGRAGRDGDPAETVLLYGGEDIVKARYWLEQSNSDEAQKKIARSRLNTMIAFAETADCRTQILLRCFGEELNEPCGHCDNCKHPVSLMNGTVAAQKVLSAVYRTGQRFGAIHIINVLRGRKSDNIENYQHDRLPLFGIGKDKPNQFWRAVIRQLMAKDVLRQGAEHSNLFLNQDKALPLLKGKEELYLREDIVQSRIEKSSSYSQQIAFSESQQKIFDNLKIWRLSEAREQEVPPYIIFHDAVLREIAITCPKTLEELKRIKGIGDSKIERYGQTLLEYTV, from the coding sequence ATGAAATATCCATCTTTATTGACTGATTCGAATCAAACAAAGATGGATATGACTCCAAAAACAATATTACAACATGTTTTTGGATATGATGATTTTCGTGGGCTTCAGCAACAAGCCATTGACTGTGTGATGCAAGGTCAAGACGTATTGCTGTTAATGCCTACAGGTGGCGGCAAGAGCATTTGCTATCAAATTCCGTCTCTCTGCCGATCTGGTATGGGATTGGTAATTTCCCCTTTGATCGCTTTGATGGACGATCAAGTTGCTGCTTTAAGACAGCTAGGAATTAATGCCGGCGCACTCCATTCAGAGTTAGAGCCTCAAGAATCTGCGTCTATTCGTCAAGATATGCTCAGTGGATCGCTCGATTTATTATATATTTCACCAGAGAGATTACTTTCTGATGAAATGCTACGATTTTTAAATAAAATTCCATTATCATTAATTGCTATTGATGAAGCCCATTGCGTATCGGTTTGGGGACATGAGTTTCGTCCAGAATATCGATTAATGACCAATTTATCCTCTATGTTTCCAAGAGTTCCAAGGATTGCATTAACGGCGACCGCTGATCCTACGACAAAAGAAGATATTATTGTGTCTTTGGGTATGCCCAAAGCGACCATTTTACAAGCCAGCTTTCATAGAACCAATTTATTTATCAGAGCTGTTCCAAAAGACGGCGAAACCAAACAGCTTTTGGTATTTTTGCAAAAGCATAAAGATGCAGCCTGTATTATTTATTGTGGCAGTCGTAATAAAGCAGAGCGTGTGGCTGCGATGTTAACAGATCGTGGTTTAACAGCTTTAGCCTATCATGCTGGATTATCAGCAATTGAAAAAAGAGCTGTCTTATTGCGTTTTCGTTCTGGTGAACCTTTGATAATTGTGGCAACAATTGCGTTTGGCATGGGTATTGATCGACCAGATGTAAGGTTGGTGGTGCATTTAGATATGCCAAAAGGGCCAGAGCATTATTACCAACAGATTGGTCGCGCAGGTAGAGATGGTGATCCTGCCGAGACTGTGTTGTTGTATGGTGGTGAAGATATTGTCAAAGCACGATATTGGTTGGAACAATCCAATAGTGATGAAGCACAAAAGAAAATAGCCCGATCTCGATTAAATACCATGATTGCCTTTGCTGAAACCGCAGATTGCCGAACACAAATCTTGTTGCGTTGTTTTGGAGAGGAGTTAAATGAGCCTTGTGGGCATTGTGATAATTGTAAACACCCTGTTTCATTAATGAATGGAACGGTGGCTGCTCAAAAAGTATTATCAGCGGTTTACAGAACGGGTCAACGGTTTGGGGCAATACATATTATAAATGTCTTAAGAGGTCGGAAAAGCGATAATATAGAGAATTACCAACATGACCGGTTACCTTTATTTGGAATAGGTAAAGACAAGCCCAATCAATTTTGGCGGGCGGTTATTCGACAATTAATGGCAAAAGATGTGTTGAGGCAAGGAGCTGAGCATTCAAATTTATTCTTAAACCAAGATAAAGCACTTCCTTTGTTAAAAGGAAAAGAAGAGCTTTATTTGCGAGAAGATATTGTTCAATCTAGAATAGAAAAATCATCTTCTTATTCACAACAGATTGCGTTTTCAGAATCACAACAAAAGATTTTTGATAACCTTAAAATTTGGCGTTTATCCGAAGCAAGGGAACAAGAAGTACCACCATATATTATTTTTCATGATGCGGTTTTGCGTGAAATTGCGATTACTTGTCCCAAAACTTTAGAAGAGCTGAAGCGTATCAAAGGAATTGGGGACAGTAAAATTGAACGTTATGGTCAGACCCTATTAGAATATACTGTTTAA
- the lpdA gene encoding dihydrolipoyl dehydrogenase yields MQETRFDLIVIGAGPGGYVGAIRAAQLGLKTAIIEAKDLGGICLNWGCIPTKALISGAEFAQKIQHASTLGFEIENVQFDIQKLVQHSRNVSKQLVAGIGHLLQKNKVTLFKGTAKFLAKEKLEVTDKNETTQILSAPHIIVATGAKATTLPQLPIDGHYIWSYKEALIPEHLPKSLLVVGSGAIGSEFASLYHDLGSQVTLIDIAPQIMPTEDHEIAEYVQKQFEQKSITVLTQSALQKTSIVDGKVQCEIYTPQGMQTIIVDHVLSAIGVTPNSNGLGLEALGIEFNKKFIKTDLWCKTNVVGVYAIGDVAGGPCLAHKASHEAILCVEKIAGVHGVHPLDRTRIPGCIFTNPQVASIGLTQQQAMDKGYPIRIGNFPFQASGKALAMNNPVGFVKTIIHQDTGEILGVHMVGHEVTELIQGFSIAKTLEATDESLAEVIFPHPTLSESMHEAILSAMQRAIHI; encoded by the coding sequence ATGCAAGAAACACGATTTGATCTGATTGTCATTGGTGCTGGTCCTGGAGGATATGTTGGAGCCATTCGTGCAGCTCAATTGGGGTTAAAAACAGCAATTATCGAAGCAAAGGATTTGGGTGGGATTTGTTTAAATTGGGGATGTATCCCAACCAAAGCCTTAATAAGTGGCGCAGAGTTCGCACAAAAAATCCAACATGCATCTACACTTGGTTTTGAAATAGAAAATGTGCAATTTGATATTCAAAAATTAGTTCAACATAGTCGTAATGTCTCTAAACAACTGGTCGCTGGCATTGGACATTTATTACAAAAAAATAAGGTTACTCTTTTTAAAGGAACAGCCAAATTTCTTGCCAAAGAAAAATTAGAAGTGACAGATAAAAATGAAACAACACAAATTCTTTCCGCACCTCATATTATCGTAGCTACTGGAGCAAAGGCGACGACTCTACCTCAACTTCCTATCGATGGACACTATATTTGGAGTTATAAAGAGGCATTAATTCCCGAGCATTTACCAAAATCTTTACTTGTGGTTGGCTCAGGTGCCATTGGTAGTGAATTTGCAAGTCTTTATCATGATTTAGGATCGCAAGTCACATTGATCGATATTGCCCCACAAATTATGCCCACCGAAGATCATGAGATTGCTGAGTATGTTCAAAAACAATTCGAACAAAAAAGCATCACCGTTTTAACACAATCAGCACTACAAAAAACTTCTATTGTTGATGGTAAAGTTCAATGTGAAATCTATACACCACAAGGAATGCAGACAATCATAGTCGATCATGTTCTTTCTGCCATTGGGGTAACACCAAATTCCAATGGGCTGGGATTAGAAGCATTAGGAATTGAATTCAATAAAAAATTTATCAAAACTGATCTTTGGTGTAAAACAAACGTTGTTGGTGTTTACGCCATTGGGGATGTTGCCGGAGGACCTTGTTTGGCGCATAAAGCCAGCCATGAGGCGATCTTATGTGTAGAAAAAATTGCTGGAGTGCACGGGGTACATCCTTTGGATCGCACGCGTATTCCTGGATGTATCTTTACCAATCCTCAAGTTGCCAGCATTGGATTAACCCAACAACAAGCCATGGATAAAGGATATCCTATACGTATAGGCAACTTCCCTTTTCAAGCCAGTGGCAAAGCACTCGCCATGAATAATCCTGTCGGTTTTGTTAAAACGATTATTCATCAAGATACAGGTGAAATTTTAGGGGTGCATATGGTTGGACATGAAGTCACTGAACTTATTCAAGGTTTTTCTATTGCCAAAACACTCGAAGCAACCGATGAAAGTTTGGCTGAAGTCATTTTCCCGCATCCAACATTATCCGAGAGCATGCATGAAGCTATTTTATCAGCCATGCAAAGAGCGATCCATATCTAA